The DNA segment CCAATTTATTATTGTACATTATGCACAACTTCATTTACagatcataattcaaaataaccTGGAGACAATAAATTTCACATTTGTTTCTGTTCAGAATGCTGCAGCATATTTATACTAACTCTAAGGTTAACCCAAAATAATAATATGCTACCTGCCAATGTTAATGTAATAGTTTTTTATAAAAGGTCAAATTGTTGGTCATAGTTACTTGCCCCCCATGCTTTTTTAAACCATTGACAagtgtttattgtttgtttatagcAAGCCTATCCCATACCTTAGCATGCAATCACATGCATTGCAGTATGATACTGGGTTTCAATTTTTAGTTGAACCTATATCCTCATTATTTTCAAACCCAATGTAAATTAATGTCAAGGTTGCAAATGGAGGAACATtattatatcaattaaagattttaagataaagaaatttaaaaatatggggagcaaaaattcatttcatcaaaaacaaatcattgcaTGTAGAAAGCCTAAAAGCAAAATCAGTAATATCACTTGTAAAATGGTGTGGTCCCTTGTCATTGtcttaataaataaaaccaCCTCCTCTGTaaaatatcagtataatatTGGTTAAATGAAGGGATATAAAGAAAGAAATGCAGATGCATATATGGACAGTTAAACGAAACAAACTATGAATTCTGGAGTATAACAAAACCCTGCAATCTTTTTCTACACATACTATTAGTTACACCCTTTATTGTCTGATAAAACATTTCATTGCCAtagaattttaaatcaaaataaatatatattggcAACTGTTCCAGTGTACATATATCACCTTGTCTTAGgcacaaatttatttaaattttccttgCGTCTTCTTTTGCTTCTACTCTTAAAACTGGTCTTTCCTACTTAGTTATACCCCTTTTCGGTCtagaaacattttatttcatcaatactttattatcaaattttgacTAGCTCTATAACAAATTgcaatgtatattatatatattgcaattattattgatatccttcatgttgtttatttatttatttagagaGAGAGAGTGAAAAAGAGAGAGATTGAAAAAGCGAGATACATTTTTGTCTccagaaattttgaaaatgtctgtttgATAATGATGCATTAAACATTTACATGCAGAAAATAAATCTCCTGATTGTTTTGCATTATATAATCACAAAGTTtacatataatttgaaaatataatacaaatactatTAGCATTTATGTTTGACTAGTGTAGTATAGCTCCATGTCATTTTAAGATTTCAATCCCAAAAATACAacctataaataaataagatgaaTATGATCAATTATGCattatgaattattataaaGCGGACCTCTGTCAAAGATACTAACAGTGTGACAAACAATCTAACAGCCCAGTGTACATTATTCACATATTACGAATGAGATAgcaagttttattttcaaactttacAATAGAAGTATTGTTTGTATtcaattgtacaaaatttaaactgttgtaaaattatacatataccatgtatatatTATGCCTAAAACCAGACAAAAGTTGATAAAAccataaacaaacacacagtaAAAAGAGGTGATAATTACCTCTCTTAAACCATATTAATTAACAAGagtataaatgtacttttttccTATCAAGAATGATTAATAATGGTTCTTATACCACAAATAGCTTTTATATATTATGATCTTTAATCCGGTACATACTTATACACTGTCATTTAACTTTTGCTGCTAACATTCTGAATGTTTGTTACACtgttaaaaataagtaaatatatcCTCTATCCATGTTAATTTGTTCCAGAtgattgttctttttttatcaataacattACAATGCATGAATTGTGATAATGAATTTAGCTGATCCCTCTTAACCAACTCTTAAAAGAacgaagaaaaaaatgatttaatgaGACTGGACTTGACggtcaaaatcttaaaatgaCATTTACCCCTAAAAATGCCTCTGTATTTATGAATAATCACATGGTAATTTATTATGTATTGCTGTAACTGTATAAACATTTCTCACATGTCAGAAGTTTTACaacaatattaatttaaaattcaaatgtttttcaTAGTTTCCAGGAAAACCCATTTTTATACGCAGACAAATTTCTTTCAATCAAAACCAAAGTAGAATAAATTACATACAGTGCTATGCTAAGGGCTGCACATTACGACAAAAAGATGTCATCTTAGGACTATTGGTATCAAAAGTAATTGTCAAAACAGTGTTGTTTTAACAGAGTTGTAATGCTTGAAAAGTATATCTTATATAAAGGGAGGTAACCAAGCAGATTGTGAACttcaaataaacatttcttacccaagaaatattgaaacagttacagcaaaacatacaaataagaatgatttatgcttattttatactttttatttgcaatcatatatacaatatattatccTTTAATTATCACAGTTGTTGAATTTATAAACGAATTTTAACTTTGATTTAAACATATGAATATTATCAGGTAGATCTGTAAAATATTACTTCACCATTTCCGCTGAAATAAGGAAAGTTTGCTATTCGACTGATGCTGTACAGAATTGAACATATATAAGAGTACTTTGTTCATGAAATACATGAATACAGTATTGCTATGGTTGAATATGATTTAATTCATTAAACTTCTCAGTTCATGCCTTTAACAATTTATCAATTAGTTAACATTTCCAGTAAGAAATAGTTAGTGTAATAGACTTGTATATATGATTGTAgataaaaagatataacaagCTTATATAATGTATCACATGAATTCAGTAGTTCTCCCACACAAGTATTGATGCATCTCTCACTGGTAATATTACCATTATATAAATAGTTCTCTGGTGGGATTGTGTGTATTGTTGATTGTGCTCATTGCACTATCTACTGTATACAATAAGCTGAGAAGATATGGCATACTAATTCTAAATAGATTATCTTTATGTTTCTGCATACGtttacatttttcttgtttatgtTTACTTGTGAAAATGTTTATCTATATCAAATGAATCtatgtttttcaaattgaatattaGAATTATAGATTAatcattatacatttatttaggTAAAAGTTAAGATAAGAAATTTCTTCAGTACtgtaaataaaacttaaatatgatatatatttccaTTAccttaaataataaatgtattcaTGTTTGAATCTCCATCGGGACCCTATGTACAATACAGTGAGAGATGCATGCAACTAATATAAAACTTCAGACAAATAATCTGTTCAATAAATaccacaaataaaatatattattgatttattttttttggcaaaaatttcACATTGACTACTTTTTTCTACCATTTACTACAGAAGCAGTTATTCTAACAATCTGGTCTGGGGAAACCATGTCATGGAAgcagtttaaaatgtcaaaaaacattaaaatttgttaCAATGATTATGATTGGTCAATATTTATAATCTATTCACAGAAAGCTACAACAATGAGCTCATAACAACTGTCAGTCAGCCAATCGAATCACATTTAACAGgtaaacaacaattttttttaaaatcagcCAATCGTGtaacatgaaatataataaataccCAGTAGAATGAATCCACCAACAAAAAGTTTTAACAAAATGGATTTGACTTGACAATAGCAATTTAACAAGTGTAAAGGCAGAAAAAATACCCCCTGTGgaatacaacaaatatttccTTCCACCGGTGAggttaaaaattgtaaaatgaatGACTGTATTCCACTCCAACCATGTAGTAATGCAATGAACACAAGTATACTTTGATGCCACTGCGGCACCAACTCCTCACCCAAATGCTGATGCAATTTCCTCCTTAGTTTGGAGACAATGAAGCAAATAGACTCCTTTCACAATATATCGTCATCTCTATTTGAATGCCCACTTGACCATGAAATAATCTGTTGCAGCAAAATAGCTACAAGAATGGCTAAAAACACAAATGCACACAAAATAATCACAGCACACTGTTGATCTGTCAATTGCTTTGGTTCCACAAATTTTGTTTCTGACACACGTGTATCCGAGGAAGATATAGGTTCGTGACCTCGTGTCATAAATGTGTGACTAGGACTGAATGCACCTATGACGTCCCCTGAACCATCGGAACAATGTCTTATTGCACAAACTCTCAGCATGTAGTCAGTCTTAGGGTTTAAATTAGTCAAAAAGAACTGTGATTCAGGTCCACAATATACCTacaatagtaataataatatgTTAGTATGTCAGatgtaataataatatgttAGTATGTCAGatgtaataataatatgttAGTATGTCAGatgtaataataatatgttAGTATGTCAGatgtaataataatatgttAGTATGTTAGATGTCCACATTCTTTTGCTAGATATTGTGTGGAAAATACTGTTTTAAGGTATTGTATGtataatacatttattacaGTATTGATAACTATTGTAGATGTAATATAGTAGACATATTGTTTGCTAAGTTTTGTGTGTGTTATATACCTGGCATCTTTAATGTGTAATATTCCTAGTATATTTGTTGCTTAGCATGCTGAGTATTTTATGTATAATATTCGCatcacatattttaaaagtttcatacATATCACATTTTTTGTTGTATGCCTAATATATCTAACATATGTATTCCtttatattctatgtataataTATCTGAGATAGTTGTTCCTGCACATTGTATGTGTTATATACCTGGCATGTTCTAAGTAGTGTGTATTTACCTGTTTAAAGTCTTGATCTCTACAATATAACTGTAATATGTATGATATGGTATCAGAACCCATGGGTTTACATCCTTGCCATTGTACAAAACAGCTGTGTAACTGAACATCCTCTACTGTAGGAGCTGAAATCAACatcattaatatattataactgGTTCTGTTGTATTAATTACATGGTTTAAGTATTTCACTTTATCCTTCTTCCACAAATAAATAATGCTGATGTCTAAttattgctttttgttttgtattttactggAGTAGTGACTTCTCTGGACATAATATTATTTAATGCTGTTTCTACTTTATTTCATGGTGTAATTGttcacttttttatttgaattctttatttttactgTTACACGTCAAATATTACCTTTCATATTCCTATTCTTGTGTATGAcaagtttgtgttttatgtcACTAGTAAGCAACACAACTTTATAAATAGCAGTACAAAAGGACATCTCAAGAGTCTCCAAATGTTTAGCATTATATTTGCTAGGAGCTATTGATTAGTTGTTTACTTCTTAAGTTTCCTATTTGTCTACCAAATTAACTGTTTGTAATGAGTATAGACCTTATTATGATAATccagtttatttcaaattaacaaACATAAGACAAACtaatatcttattaaaatacCCTTGATGCAGGAATTCTTAAAATATCTCATCTTTTTTTCTAAAGGTATAGTTTAcaacaattgtttttaattaaatctaCATTTGATGCACAATTTTTTGCcacatttcattgtttttaaaggTAAAGTTTACCACATATGTAAAATTATTGCTTCGTTTATACTGTATATTTACAAATTCTTGTGGATTTCAATGAAGGATATTTTCTCAAGTTCAATTTCACACATTATTATGAACAATGcaaaaaagaaatgtcaatgttttcaaatacaaaaggacaacaatataaaaatgctGCTTATATGTTTTGGCATGTTATTATGGCAGCAATAACTTCATTAAAAGCAATTTGAAATATGTAAAGATGATTGGTTATAATAATGTGTAATACCTTTGGGAGCCGGTGGAGGTGCCTTTAATGTGGTAAATGTATACACTTCTGAGTATGGTCCACTACCAGCAGCATTACTGGCAAATAAACGCAAGTCATAACTTGTCATCTcttgtaatttgtttattttgtaggaATTAGATGTGCCTTGGTATACCATTTGGAagctaaaagaaaacaaatatacctTAAtggaacaataaaacaaatgggAGTTGaaggaaaaattaaatttattttcttgaattttcagttgatatttttttttagtaattttatagggttattgcatgaagaTTTGGGAATATTGTCtcgagtagaattttattttgtacgagCTATGCAATTATATTCATTATACAATTCAAaagttattcttttttaatgCCTTTAATGTacttttcacaataataaagatagtgcataaataaataacaatcaaatcattttttgcatttaaaatgcAAGAATTTGACACTTTGGCATTATTGAAATTGTACAAAAAGAATTAAGCTGATTTCTGAACTGTTTAAAAAGACGCCATTCTTACTTTCCATCTTCTTTTTCCATCTCTAAGGTGTAAGTGAGTAGATCCAGGTTACGACCATCCCCCCATTTTAACTTGAGACTGTTAGGTGCGTACGATACACATTCTAATCTTGAAGGATTTGGAGGAAGAGGTCGAGTAGTGACCTTGACAGGAGAACTGAAAGCACCTACACCAATTCCATTTACAGCTTGTACTCGTATTCTGTAAAAATAAGACGGAAAATAATATATAGAGCTGTTTCCTATAAGACATTTATTACTCTATTCAATTACATTCAACGCCAAATACAGATGCTCTATTTCTAATAGAATAAAAGAAACTGAATTATCTGGAAAAACTTATCACTAGtgaatgaggtcaaggtcagatataCCTGGCCAAACAAGCCTGTACCCctaacaactgttatatatgCTAACTATAGTTAAAACATTACTTTTTCAATAAGAGAAACTGACTTCATCATGAAATTCATTGTCAAACAATTACCAGTGAAGTAAGTTTAAAATAAACCTGTTGAACATAGATATATCACTAATCTCTATTACCAGACTTGCACTAAATCTAGGGTAAAAATGAACCCTGTTGAACATAGATATATCACTAATCTCTATTACCAGACTTGCACTAAATCTAGGGTAAAAATGAACCCTGTTGAACATAGATATATCACTAATCTCTATTACCAGACTTGCACTAAATCTAGGGTAAAAATGAACCCTGTTGAACATAGATATATCACTAATCTCTATTACCAGACTTGCACTAAATCTAGGGTAAAAATGAACCCTGTTGAACATAGATATATCACTAATCTCTATTACCAGACTTGCACTAAATCTAGGGTAAAAATGAACCCTGTTGAACATAGATATATCACTAATCTCTATTACCAGACTTGCACTAAATCTAGGGTAAAAATGAACCCTGTTGAACATAGATATATCACTAATCTCTATTACCAGACTTGCACTAAATCTAGGGTAAAAATGAACCCTGTTGAACATAGATATATCACTAATCTCTATTACCAGACTTGCACTAAATCTAGGGTAAAAATGAACCCTGTTGAACATAGATATATCACTAATCTCTATTACCAGACTTGCACTAAATCTAGGTTTTTGTTTGAAAGTACtgtaaattctaaaattattacaaaaatgtgacagggttataatcgcaataatttaatatcgcattttgaaattttgtgtatacatgtataaaacaggatttttctcaatattgcaaaaaacttaaattgcattttagtctaaaatgacaaatcacaataatttcagaatttacagtattgttttttaataacaaCACTTCATTTTGTACTTGGAAAGAAAACTAACCAATTTTTCTTGAGCATGCTATTGAGAACAACTTTTAGATAATTACAGCCAACTTACTTATATGACGTTTCAGGAGCCAGCTCCTCAATAGTATATTCTGTAATGGCACCAATAGATATCAGTTGTTTCTCCCCAATGTCAAGGTTATATCCTATAATGTCACTTCCATTACAGTTAGGATCTTTCCAGGTGAGATATATGGTGGTGGCAGTAGCACTAGTACGAATGTGTATTACAGGGGAAGGACTAGAGGGGGGCGTGACTGTTGTGGCTACAGGACTAAAGGGACCGGCCCCAGCACTGTTGATTGCCtggataataaataaaacacatcTTAAGTAtactataaataatataacaatgtgCAACAGGAATTTatacaaaaagttaaataattaaTGTCTAATATTAGagtaaaagtgataaaattggtaaaatattGGTAAGCTTATAAATGggttcaatataaaaaaaaaaaaaaaaaaaaaaaaaataattcaacaatgaTCATTTGCTTATGAGCTGTAATTTTAGTGCAGAACTTATTCATTCAATAATTCTAGCTAATGGTAAGGGGGAAATGTATCCAATAAATTGCATCAGTTGTCTAACCTACTTTCTTATCATAAAAGCTTACCTGAACTCTAAAACTATAAAGTGAAGCAGCAGTCAGACCTTTGACCTCatgacccagatttggaccaagaTATAACTAAAATAATAGACAAAGTTGTCACTTTTTATTGTAGATTATAATATATGaaacacttttacaaaaatatcatagCACAAGCATTGTCAAATAAAGTTCATCattattaatatgaaaaaaacttcATAAGAGTAAAATATACAGCTTCTTAAAAGTTAATCTATTAACAGAAAACATTTGCAGGAAAtacatcattaaatatttgtaaaagtttattaacacacaaatttatatttcaagaaGGTGGGATTGCCTACCCTGACTCACTGCAATAATGAATGTAaccaaaatgtataaaaagtataagATTATTCAATCAATATTGTATGGAAAAGGATTTAAAAGGGCTCTACCCTTTTCCCAAatcatttgtttaaatgaacatttgaagtttttaaaattaacaaaatacttCATATTATTTTGCAAGAAAACTCCCAAAAAGATAtctacttttctttttaaaataaatgtaattctTAGACAAACTATACCTGCATGAAATCTAGATCTGACTTGTGTTGCCATTCCACTCTATATTCTGTTACTGTAGCACCATTATTGACAGGGGCTTCCCAATTAACCATTGCACTGTGTGGAGACCGACATATAACCATAGGGGCTTTAGGTGGGTCTGGGACCCCTGCACCACTTACAACCTCTAAAGGTTCAGACCATGGTCCTCCCTAAAATGCCATCATATGTTATCATTGCAatatataagtattttaattttagtttcttgtgtacaatttggaaattagtatggcgttcattatcactgaactagtatatatttttaggggccagctaaaggacgcctccgggtgctggagtttcttgctgcattgaagacctgttggtgaccttctgctgttgattttctatggttgggttgttgtctctttgacacattccccatttccattctcaattttattatgaatacttttgaaaattaaaacaattttccaatccttaaattaaaatgtttctCATGTAATTCAATCAAAGAATTGGTTTCTAAAGATGGTTAACAGTATCTTATATGATCCTTCTTTAAATTGCTTGATATTAACTAGAAATGATGATAATTTCTGCCTTAAAAAAAGCTCTGGTTTATTCCATCACAAACTAGCTAATATAAGAAGaacttatacaaaaaaattgaaacatcaCAATTCTGATAAAAAATATGCTTCCACTTACCCCAACCCGATTAATGGCTCGAACTTGGAAGAGGTATGGTCGACCTGGAGACAGACCAGCAACTATACAGTCAAGGTCACGACCTTTATACACCTCACGACTAGTGTTATCAGGTGAGATCAACTGGGCAGCAAATTCTGTTATGGAGGCCCCACCTTCGTATTCTGGGCAAcctagaaaaataaaaaatcattttaaaatatgtttcttttctTAGAGAGAAGTGtatatgaattataaaaacatttatttatagtttttacagAAAAATCAATCCTTTTATTTCATAAACTGTTGTTGCCATCCACTATATAGCTAGTGATATAAAactctttttcattttgatataaacATTGATTGTAAACCTGTCTTCATCTTCATCGCAATCAAAGGATCAACATTACTCTAACATGGAATGAACAAGTAATAAAAGTTAATTTgatgtcttttcttttttgaataaattttctcATAAACCAATCTTAAGCtgctttttttatgaatgagtttcAATGGTTCACCTGGGAACGTTAATCGGTGTGAGTAACATCATTCAACATTTGAAAGTGGTTAAattgttaacatttttaaaaatagtcaGCTCACGACATATCTTGTTAAATTTTGGGTCGCTCAATTAGTGTACAAATGATATTTCCctcacatctccttatattcaGACATTAGTTTTAACATTGTAATAAAacttttggataaaaaaatatggataaaaaataattatcaattatttttcaagaacttgtcaagaaaaaccacataaacaataatgatttattttgacaCCACAACACATACTCATAGGAAGGTTAGAAGGCTAGTCTAGTACACATCCTCTTTTGTCATAAAAGGATGTACATATATAGGGAAGTGGTAGAGCAATGGAAACCAAAGAATACTTTTGGTTTCTGTGTTTCTCAGTACATGCCATCACCacaatatatgtttatcattCATTGGTCTGACGTCTAGAAATAGTATTTCTATAAactgtgttatttttttattcttatccAATACTGCTctattattaaatattcagaAAATTTGATTGTTTCATGAGTCTACAGCAGTAGTATACAGAGaaagaaaatatgtatttaatgcAATTGATGCATGTCATTATTTCAaatggtataaaataaaataaaatgtgtaggACACAAAGCTCATGATTAGTAATTTCAAAAAAGTgtaaaaggggcataactctggAAAGGTTTTGGTTCTTAGTATTGTGTATGATTTTTTCATGAATTAGGatgtcaatttaaaattaaggTGTAGAAATGAAAATTGGACAGATGCTAGACAGAATGACAGGAATGTTAACACTTAATGCTTCTGTTGCCTATGGAGGcataaaattatgatttatagAATAAAATACTTTCAACTCTTATGTCAACTATTTAACAGAGACCATATTTGAACCTACTAGGTGACCATACTTACTCCATCGTAGATGAAGAGACGTAGCTTTAGGTTTGCCTTGTAACTTAGGAGCTTGACACTGTCCTGGCGGAACCGCCTGTGTTGTTGCTATACATTGATCTGAAAactgaaacaaataaaacatgtgaacattcacttcattttatttatgtgtGAATCTGATATAGCATAGTATCTGGGGATTAAGAATTAGGTTTACAAATATcttgataagattttttttcttttaactcaTTCTCCATTTTAAAGTTCCccaaacttttttattttctttaattttattcatttgataaaaaaaatactcaagTGTTGAGTTAAGTAGTATCAAAAGAGAATGGCCAAAATATATTCATCCTAGTATTTGAATAAGAGGCTGGTTTACCTCACTTCGTCCACCAATACTACAACATGCTACTCGTACATGGTATGTATGTCCTGGAATAAGATGATCACAGATATGTTCTCTTTCACTACCTTCGTACAACATTTCATAACCTGCAACATCAAATTATATGAGATAAAAATAAAGTATCATTACTTTACTTTTTGTtgcctgaaaaaaaatcagcaattttcttGCAGGAGAAATGTAAACCATGTTATAAGTATTTGtattaaagtttaaaaggaAATGTTAATATATCTGtaatatttcttaatatatgAAAGAACTGTTTCcaaaaatttaatcaatgaaCTGTAATTGCAAGTCACTTGAGAAAGACAGAGTCATCTGGACCTTAAAAACTGCATGTTATTACAATGCATGGAGGCAATTGTATACCAAATACAAGACGTATCAATAATACTTATTCTAAAACTGGCCTATTCAGAAAACATTAATACATTGATGATACTCTTAAGAAAAGAAAGACATTTGCACAACATTTAAGACAggataaatttcaattttcctgCAAAAAGAATATCATGATTCTAAACATCACTTTTAATGGGCTATCCAATAACAAATTcagaatatttaaatgtataaaatgcaGCAAATAATAAACCTCCataaaaaactatttatatgttttcaaattattttctttttaaataatgcaTCAAAGTTGCATGTGATACCTAATagcatttaaaatatatcacaTGATACTAATTTCTGCTAGACAGGCACTTAATTAAAGAAAGTTTACTTGATTCAGgtggaaacaagaatgtgtccaaagtacacggatgccccactcgcactatcctttAGCATGTTccgtggaccatgaaattgggtaataatctaatttggcattaaaattagaaagattatactatagggaacatatgtactaagtttcaagttgattggacttcaatttcataaaaaactaccttgaccaaaaacataAACCTGAAActtccactttcattttctatgttcagtggaccttgaaattgaagtaaaaagtctaatttggctttaaaattagaaagatcatatcataagcaacaagtgtattaagtttcaagttgattggacttcagctttatcaaaaactaccttgaccaaaaactttaacctgaacgaacggacgcacagacgaacagacgcacagacgaacgaacggagccacagaccagaaaacataatgcccctctactatcgtaggtggggcataaaaatgtaatGTAATGGTCAATTCTTCAGcatatataaatttttcttttttcttaataacaaagaattaaaggACATgcaattaaaattgaaataaataggATTGGGAATAACATTTTTcaacaacattttattttacatataaatgatTACATAAGTACAACATAAATGTTAAAAGAGATAGTTGAGTAAAAATTAGCAAAATATAGACAGAGAGggaaaattataaaagtaaacaattataaaaaattaaaactgcaAAATTATAACATCCATTTTACCTCCTCCTTTTATAAgcatttcaaaatcaatatgtaattaaaatttcacatttataaataaagtatGTGTAGTATGAAA comes from the Mytilus trossulus isolate FHL-02 chromosome 3, PNRI_Mtr1.1.1.hap1, whole genome shotgun sequence genome and includes:
- the LOC134711759 gene encoding fibronectin type-III domain-containing protein 3a-like isoform X5, translated to MKCSDVNYFAPKVMCSICIEETYAGYGGPATVRMVSNNGPPLPMPMQVPPGHMVQQIVDEHGILTHVILSPNPPGMPNQPMTGGPNNTAPQYYPYGPHYPTPPYPPHHHPTQHPSHIHPSGPTHGTPPPPPQNSCNSHPSGPVHPQGPTRPNSMEGRASRQREKIQRKYLQRLEEGHYQNQNRPPPRSRVNKQKGMNGDIHSNSTPCPAAPDTGQIQELEEERKILQQQLSNMPEPAVSEVESRSALIQLAPPEYDQSEFEIDPGEFRYELLLSDKGKEGKYKLVYSGDATEITLKDLKPATDYFLRVCTSLEDLKGKPTKAVQFTTGTCEPDAPVPPKLSSKTKTSITLKWNATCENGSKVTTYMLDYDKGLGDGFVEVYNGLQRQHRVSKLQASTKYMFRLAAINNVGKSQYSEPVAFYTSGSVPNLPDPPMLSEAFVNSLLISWIKRSNEDSFLLQMEDELTGHGFIPVYNGTNLSYKIKNLRRNTDYKYRLAAINDEGQSKWSDAVSYKTLPDRPAAPPKPQIKGKIHAHSFKVVWEPPKDNGGSEITKYIVELDDGKGYEMLYEGSEREHICDHLIPGHTYHVRVACCSIGGRSEFSDQCIATTQAVPPGQCQAPKLQGKPKATSLHLRWSCPEYEGGASITEFAAQLISPDNTSREVYKGRDLDCIVAGLSPGRPYLFQVRAINRVGGGPWSEPLEVVSGAGVPDPPKAPMVICRSPHSAMVNWEAPVNNGATVTEYRVEWQHKSDLDFMQLYLGPNLGHEVKGLTAASLYSFRVQAINSAGAGPFSPVATTVTPPSSPSPVIHIRTSATATTIYLTWKDPNCNGSDIIGYNLDIGEKQLISIGAITEYTIEELAPETSYKIRVQAVNGIGVGAFSSPVKVTTRPLPPNPSRLECVSYAPNSLKLKWGDGRNLDLLTYTLEMEKEDGNFQMVYQGTSNSYKINKLQEMTSYDLRLFASNAAGSGPYSEVYTFTTLKAPPPAPKAPTVEDVQLHSCFVQWQGCKPMGSDTISYILQLYCRDQDFKQVYCGPESQFFLTNLNPKTDYMLRVCAIRHCSDGSGDVIGAFSPSHTFMTRGHEPISSSDTRVSETKFVEPKQLTDQQCAVIILCAFVFLAILVAILLQQIISWSSGHSNRDDDIL
- the LOC134711759 gene encoding fibronectin type-III domain-containing protein 3a-like isoform X7 codes for the protein MVSNNGPPLPMPMQVPPGHMVQQIVDEHGILTHVILSPNPPGMPNQPMTGGPNNTAPQYYPYGPHYPTPPYPPHHHPTQHPSHIHPSGPTHGTPPPPPQNSCNSHPSGPVHPQGPTRPNSMEGRASRQREKIQRKYLQRLEEGHYQNQNRPPPRSRVNKQKGMNGDIHSNSTPCPAAPDTGQIQELEEERKILQQQLSNMPEPAVSEVESRSALIQLAPPEYDQSEFEIDPGEFRYELLLSDKGKEGKYKLVYSGDATEITLKDLKPATDYFLRVCTSLEDLKGKPTKAVQFTTGTCEPDAPVPPKLSSKTKTSITLKWNATCENGSKVTTYMLDYDKGLGDGFVEVYNGLQRQHRVSKLQASTKYMFRLAAINNVGKSQYSEPVAFYTSGSVPNLPDPPMLSEAFVNSLLISWIKRSNEDSFLLQMEDELTGHGFIPVYNGTNLSYKIKNLRRNTDYKYRLAAINDEGQSKWSDAVSYKTLPDRPAAPPKPQIKGKIHAHSFKVVWEPPKDNGGSEITKYIVELDDGKGYEMLYEGSEREHICDHLIPGHTYHVRVACCSIGGRSEFSDQCIATTQAVPPGQCQAPKLQGKPKATSLHLRWSCPEYEGGASITEFAAQLISPDNTSREVYKGRDLDCIVAGLSPGRPYLFQVRAINRVGGGPWSEPLEVVSGAGVPDPPKAPMVICRSPHSAMVNWEAPVNNGATVTEYRVEWQHKSDLDFMQLYLGPNLGHEVKGLTAASLYSFRVQAINSAGAGPFSPVATTVTPPSSPSPVIHIRTSATATTIYLTWKDPNCNGSDIIGYNLDIGEKQLISIGAITEYTIEELAPETSYKIRVQAVNGIGVGAFSSPVKVTTRPLPPNPSRLECVSYAPNSLKLKWGDGRNLDLLTYTLEMEKEDGNFQMVYQGTSNSYKINKLQEMTSYDLRLFASNAAGSGPYSEVYTFTTLKAPPPAPKAPTVEDVQLHSCFVQWQGCKPMGSDTISYILQLYCRDQDFKQVYCGPESQFFLTNLNPKTDYMLRVCAIRHCSDGSGDVIGAFSPSHTFMTRGHEPISSSDTRVSETKFVEPKQLTDQQCAVIILCAFVFLAILVAILLQQIISWSSGHSNRDDDIL